Proteins from a genomic interval of Vreelandella profundi:
- a CDS encoding DUF1090 domain-containing protein, which produces MKKRLVETMGLVMLVGAVSIPMAHAADVLCEEKAEDVREQLEYAREHDNQHRVEGLQRALASIEKDCTNETVFEDAVEDVRESQSDVQEQQAELEEALRDGDEGDIQESRADLEEATRELEADTEALKTLQHRLAE; this is translated from the coding sequence ATGAAAAAACGCTTAGTAGAAACAATGGGTTTGGTCATGCTCGTGGGTGCTGTATCCATCCCTATGGCGCATGCTGCAGATGTCCTGTGCGAAGAAAAAGCGGAAGACGTTCGAGAACAGCTTGAGTATGCCCGAGAGCATGATAACCAGCATCGTGTTGAAGGTTTGCAGCGTGCTCTTGCATCCATTGAGAAAGACTGTACCAACGAAACGGTGTTCGAGGATGCGGTAGAGGACGTGCGTGAGAGCCAAAGCGATGTACAGGAACAACAGGCAGAACTTGAAGAAGCCCTCAGAGACGGTGATGAAGGCGATATCCAAGAAAGTCGTGCCGATTTAGAAGAAGCCACACGTGAACTGGAAGCTGATACAGAAGCCTTGAAGACACTTCAGCATCGGCTGGCTGAGTAG
- a CDS encoding TRAP transporter large permease, translated as MNPLLVLIGSFLLLIALSVPIAFAIGLASIITITQLGLPLTSVVNQMFASINSFPLLAVPFFLLLGRLMNDGGITDRLLNFADSTVGHVRGGLGHINVMVSMMFASLSGSAAADTASVGAVLIPAMKKSGYPAPFAVALTAASSVLGGIIPPSILMVIYGAFGNVSVGALFMGGVLPGVLVGLMQMGYVYYVAKRHGIKATGKFSFSKVGRTALTAAPPMMLPLVVLGGITAGVFTATEAASVAVLVGGLLAFVFYRAIHIKQLPGILADSVVGFSLPMFAVASAGIMGWLISYLGIAQEVADFILSVTQARVGIMLMVMFFMLVIGTVLSPVTAVIIFLPIIQGLCVSADINQIHMGLVVILSLTLGLITPPYGICLLIATQIGEVSMGRAFVAVMPLIVLIMLVIIAMIMLPSVFLYLPQMMFPKTF; from the coding sequence ATGAACCCTTTGTTGGTCTTGATTGGCAGCTTCTTGCTTCTTATTGCGCTTAGCGTACCCATTGCGTTTGCCATTGGCTTAGCATCTATTATTACGATCACCCAACTAGGGCTACCGTTGACCTCTGTCGTCAACCAGATGTTTGCCAGCATTAATTCATTTCCGCTGCTGGCCGTGCCGTTCTTTCTATTGTTAGGCCGGCTGATGAACGACGGCGGCATTACTGATCGCCTGCTGAACTTTGCTGACAGTACGGTCGGACATGTTCGTGGGGGTCTTGGCCACATCAACGTCATGGTGTCGATGATGTTCGCCAGCCTGTCGGGCTCCGCCGCTGCTGATACGGCCAGCGTCGGCGCCGTACTTATTCCCGCGATGAAGAAGTCCGGATATCCCGCGCCTTTTGCTGTTGCCTTAACGGCGGCGTCTTCGGTACTTGGCGGTATTATTCCACCCTCGATTTTGATGGTGATTTACGGTGCTTTCGGCAATGTGTCTGTCGGCGCGTTGTTCATGGGCGGCGTACTGCCTGGTGTGCTGGTGGGCTTGATGCAGATGGGCTACGTCTATTACGTTGCTAAGCGTCATGGTATCAAGGCAACGGGCAAGTTTTCGTTCTCAAAAGTGGGCCGCACCGCCCTGACGGCCGCACCACCCATGATGTTACCGCTGGTCGTGCTAGGCGGTATTACCGCCGGTGTCTTTACCGCGACAGAAGCAGCTTCGGTAGCCGTTCTGGTCGGTGGGCTTTTAGCCTTTGTGTTTTATCGTGCGATTCATATTAAGCAATTGCCGGGGATTTTAGCCGATTCCGTGGTGGGCTTTTCGCTGCCGATGTTTGCCGTTGCGTCAGCTGGCATCATGGGATGGCTTATCTCGTACCTGGGGATTGCGCAGGAGGTTGCCGACTTTATCTTGTCTGTTACCCAGGCCCGAGTCGGTATCATGCTGATGGTGATGTTCTTCATGCTCGTCATCGGCACAGTGCTTAGCCCGGTAACGGCGGTGATCATCTTCCTGCCTATCATTCAAGGGCTTTGCGTGTCGGCAGATATCAACCAGATCCATATGGGCCTGGTGGTGATTTTATCGCTGACGCTGGGACTGATCACGCCGCCATACGGTATTTGCCTGCTGATAGCCACGCAGATAGGTGAGGTATCGATGGGGCGTGCTTTCGTGGCAGTCATGCCGCTGATAGTGCTTATTATGCTAGTGATTATCGCCATGATAATGCTGCCTAGCGTGTTTCTATACCTGCCACAAATGATGTTCCCCAAAACGTTTTAA
- a CDS encoding zinc-dependent alcohol dehydrogenase, whose product MLAPDYATAFWVTNPQQGEMRREILKPPGQDEVHVRTLYSGVSRGTESLVFTGRVPESEFARMQAPFQKGEFPGPVKYGYCSVGLVEQGPSELLNKSIFCLFPHQDHYVVPASAVIPIPANVPAQRAVLAANMETAVNGVWDAEPMLGEQVCVIGAGVIGALVAYLCNQIPGVNVHLIDINPEREAIAAHLGVAFSTPDQAPHNQDCAIHASGHPDGLRQGLDLLGNEGRLIEMSWFGEGDVTLPLGGAFHSQRLTLRASQVGQLPAKLLSRWDYRRRLTLALSLLADERLDVLVSGESDFYDFSALAPHLLGPGGTALCHRLRYS is encoded by the coding sequence ATGCTGGCGCCTGACTACGCCACTGCCTTTTGGGTGACCAACCCCCAGCAAGGCGAGATGCGGCGTGAAATACTCAAGCCCCCAGGGCAAGATGAAGTGCATGTACGCACCTTATACAGCGGGGTTAGCCGGGGTACCGAGTCGTTGGTATTCACTGGCCGTGTCCCCGAGAGCGAGTTTGCACGCATGCAGGCCCCTTTTCAAAAAGGGGAATTTCCTGGCCCGGTGAAATACGGGTACTGCAGCGTTGGGCTTGTCGAGCAAGGTCCCAGTGAACTACTGAATAAATCCATTTTTTGTCTGTTTCCCCACCAAGATCACTATGTGGTGCCTGCCTCGGCGGTCATTCCCATTCCCGCTAATGTGCCTGCTCAGCGCGCGGTGCTGGCTGCTAATATGGAAACGGCAGTTAACGGCGTGTGGGATGCAGAGCCCATGCTGGGCGAACAGGTTTGTGTCATTGGTGCGGGCGTAATAGGCGCTTTAGTCGCCTATTTGTGCAACCAAATTCCCGGTGTCAACGTACACCTAATCGATATTAACCCTGAGCGCGAAGCGATTGCCGCTCATTTAGGGGTGGCGTTTAGTACGCCCGACCAGGCCCCTCATAACCAGGACTGCGCTATTCACGCCAGCGGGCATCCTGACGGGCTGCGTCAGGGGCTTGACCTATTGGGTAACGAGGGGCGGCTCATTGAGATGAGCTGGTTCGGCGAAGGTGACGTGACGCTGCCTTTAGGCGGCGCCTTTCATTCCCAGCGTTTGACGCTGCGCGCCAGCCAGGTCGGCCAGCTTCCCGCGAAACTGCTTTCCCGCTGGGACTATCGTCGCCGCTTAACGCTAGCGCTAAGTTTGTTGGCCGACGAACGGCTGGACGTTTTAGTGAGTGGTGAAAGCGATTTTTACGATTTTTCCGCGCTTGCACCGCATTTGTTGGGGCCGGGAGGCACCGCGCTGTGCCACCGATTACGCTATTCGTAA
- the modA gene encoding molybdate ABC transporter substrate-binding protein — MLIHAMNRRLLTTVLALALPTSAFATDHIQVAAAASLTDALNDAIAVYEAQHDVDVTPIYASSSTLARQIANGSPTDLFLSANVQWMDWLEEQGVNIQQRSDLLQNRLALVSASPDLPEQFVPGDEARIASLLEDRDRLSVGDPDHVPAGIYTQQALEFLGEWGELEPRLARGNDVRAALTLVERQETPLGIVYQTDAFASDRVRVLGLFPNSSHDPITYPIALIGAEQNNAAVALREWLASEEALTIFADYGFDTDISSP; from the coding sequence ATGCTTATCCATGCTATGAATCGCCGTTTATTAACCACTGTGCTAGCGCTGGCGCTTCCCACCTCAGCCTTTGCCACAGACCATATTCAGGTCGCCGCTGCCGCCTCGCTCACCGATGCACTCAATGACGCCATTGCCGTCTATGAAGCTCAGCATGACGTTGACGTGACGCCCATTTATGCATCGTCCTCGACGCTTGCTCGACAAATCGCCAATGGTAGCCCAACGGATCTATTCTTATCTGCCAACGTGCAGTGGATGGACTGGCTCGAAGAGCAAGGCGTCAACATCCAACAGCGCAGCGACTTGCTCCAGAATCGTTTAGCGCTGGTCTCAGCAAGCCCTGACCTGCCGGAGCAGTTCGTCCCGGGCGACGAGGCACGCATTGCTTCGCTGCTAGAAGATCGTGACCGTCTTTCCGTCGGCGACCCGGATCACGTGCCGGCCGGCATCTACACCCAGCAGGCGCTGGAATTCCTCGGTGAGTGGGGGGAGCTTGAGCCAAGGCTTGCACGCGGCAACGACGTACGCGCGGCGTTAACGCTGGTAGAACGACAGGAAACACCGCTTGGCATTGTGTATCAAACAGATGCCTTTGCGAGTGACCGCGTGCGGGTACTCGGGTTATTTCCCAACTCAAGCCATGACCCCATCACCTACCCCATTGCACTGATAGGGGCAGAGCAAAACAACGCGGCCGTGGCGCTGCGCGAGTGGTTAGCGAGCGAAGAAGCGCTGACTATTTTTGCTGACTATGGTTTCGACACCGACATTAGCAGCCCGTGA
- a CDS encoding glycosyltransferase has translation MNRHFTLIVAGDPAQRTGGYLYDAHIVAALREQGWEIDVMGLSGVFPDPDSEAKQQLTKALESLPQGASVVIDGLAMGALPEVIALHGQRLDITSLLHHPLGDELGLNAADQKHFHRSELAALAGVARIIVTSHFTARRVLELATNYAMPLNADISVVEPGVAQAPVSPADEPGEPLRLLCVATLTPRKGQDVLVQALAGVAGDNWQCDCYGGVRDAAFTQRVQQLIEQHQLAGRVILHGECDDKTLEAAYQRAHALVLPSWYEGYGMVITEALAHGLPVITTTGGALRDTLPPGAGLSVPPGDSEALQDALSQFCGDPVLRHQLRQGAAQARHNLNDWQAAGADFAAALTTPRAQLGFSAGSQFAADWLTLREEADIAARSQPLAMQASEWLSARAASPRIADLGCGRGSNMRFLAPHLGSYQRWKLIDHDAGLLEQAQQRAVEFSDCQGLPVAVETHCVSLEPLSDVPMNDSHLVTASALLDLVSQQWIDELVARCAHQHQALLIALSVTGEWHFTDASGTPVLDDEDHWMLAMFMAHQQRDKGLGAALGGQAHDALIAALEKAQFRVEQAETPWHLSAGNREQLSLMSALLEGWALAVTEQVPESSARIAAWLQHRQQAVAGGELGVWVGHRDVFAMPQAEA, from the coding sequence ATGAATCGACATTTCACGTTAATCGTTGCTGGCGACCCGGCTCAGCGCACCGGTGGCTATCTGTACGATGCGCACATCGTCGCAGCCCTGCGTGAGCAGGGCTGGGAGATTGACGTGATGGGCCTTTCTGGCGTGTTTCCTGACCCCGATAGTGAAGCGAAACAGCAGCTCACCAAAGCGCTTGAGTCGTTGCCGCAAGGGGCGTCGGTGGTGATTGATGGGCTGGCCATGGGGGCATTGCCAGAGGTGATTGCCCTGCACGGCCAGCGCTTGGATATTACCTCGCTGCTGCATCATCCATTAGGTGATGAGCTGGGCCTGAACGCGGCCGACCAGAAGCACTTTCATCGCAGCGAGCTTGCGGCCCTGGCGGGCGTTGCGCGCATTATCGTCACTAGCCATTTTACCGCTCGGCGTGTGCTGGAACTGGCAACGAACTATGCCATGCCGCTCAATGCCGACATTTCGGTCGTTGAGCCGGGTGTGGCTCAAGCGCCGGTAAGTCCCGCCGACGAGCCAGGCGAACCGCTGCGGCTATTGTGTGTAGCGACACTAACGCCCCGCAAAGGGCAGGATGTTTTAGTTCAGGCGTTGGCAGGCGTAGCGGGGGATAACTGGCAGTGCGACTGCTATGGCGGTGTGCGTGACGCTGCGTTTACCCAGCGCGTTCAGCAGCTTATCGAGCAACATCAGCTTGCCGGTCGAGTGATCTTGCACGGTGAATGCGACGATAAAACCCTTGAAGCAGCGTATCAGCGTGCCCACGCCCTCGTGCTGCCGTCATGGTATGAAGGGTACGGCATGGTGATTACTGAGGCGCTGGCCCACGGCCTGCCGGTGATTACCACTACCGGCGGTGCGCTGCGCGATACGCTGCCGCCGGGTGCGGGCTTGAGCGTTCCGCCGGGTGATAGCGAGGCGCTGCAAGATGCCCTTAGCCAGTTTTGCGGTGACCCTGTTTTACGCCATCAGCTGCGTCAAGGCGCTGCGCAAGCACGCCATAACCTTAATGACTGGCAGGCAGCGGGCGCTGACTTTGCTGCTGCGTTAACCACGCCAAGGGCTCAGCTGGGCTTTAGTGCCGGCAGCCAGTTTGCTGCAGACTGGCTGACGCTGCGCGAAGAGGCAGACATTGCCGCGCGCAGCCAACCGCTGGCCATGCAGGCGTCTGAGTGGCTGAGCGCGCGCGCAGCATCACCCCGGATAGCGGATCTTGGCTGCGGTCGGGGCAGCAATATGCGTTTTCTTGCCCCGCACCTGGGCAGCTACCAGCGTTGGAAATTAATTGATCACGACGCTGGGTTGTTGGAGCAGGCCCAGCAGCGAGCGGTTGAATTTAGCGATTGCCAGGGGCTACCCGTGGCAGTTGAAACACACTGCGTATCGCTTGAGCCGCTGAGCGATGTGCCGATGAATGATTCACATTTAGTGACCGCGTCAGCGCTGCTGGATTTGGTTTCACAGCAGTGGATTGATGAACTGGTCGCTCGCTGTGCTCATCAGCATCAGGCGCTATTGATTGCCTTAAGCGTGACCGGCGAGTGGCACTTTACGGATGCCAGCGGCACCCCGGTATTAGACGATGAAGATCACTGGATGCTGGCGATGTTTATGGCTCACCAGCAGCGTGATAAAGGGCTAGGCGCCGCGCTGGGTGGCCAGGCCCATGATGCCTTGATCGCCGCCTTAGAAAAGGCGCAGTTCCGCGTTGAACAAGCTGAAACGCCTTGGCATCTAAGCGCTGGCAATCGCGAGCAGCTGTCGTTGATGTCGGCGCTGCTTGAAGGCTGGGCGCTGGCCGTAACAGAACAAGTACCTGAGTCATCGGCACGTATTGCCGCCTGGTTGCAGCATCGTCAGCAGGCGGTTGCTGGCGGTGAATTAGGTGTCTGGGTGGGGCATCGTGATGTGTTCGCCATGCCCCAGGCAGAGGCGTAA
- a CDS encoding winged helix-turn-helix domain-containing protein, producing MTRTHHLKPTYQLRLVLHRDVIIGPGKAELLEMISQTGSISAAGRTLKMSYKKAWQLIDTMNNHFSSPLVSTSSGGNERGGAHLTELGKQVLTHYRALERQLSLEGSADAQALLSLLAPVSPAHP from the coding sequence ATGACACGGACCCACCATTTAAAGCCAACGTATCAATTACGTTTGGTGCTACACCGTGACGTGATTATTGGGCCGGGCAAGGCGGAGCTGCTAGAAATGATTAGCCAGACAGGCTCCATTTCTGCCGCTGGACGCACACTCAAGATGAGCTACAAAAAAGCTTGGCAGCTCATCGACACCATGAACAACCACTTTTCATCCCCTCTCGTGTCAACCAGCTCTGGCGGTAACGAGCGTGGCGGCGCCCATCTTACGGAGCTTGGCAAGCAGGTGCTGACTCACTACCGCGCGTTGGAACGCCAGCTCTCGCTGGAGGGCTCGGCTGATGCCCAGGCGCTGCTGTCGCTATTGGCGCCGGTCAGCCCTGCCCATCCATGA
- the modB gene encoding molybdate ABC transporter permease subunit, with the protein MLSPAEWEAIRLSLLIGLAAVAWILPPGIAVAWWLARHDFRGKSIVDGLIHLPLVLPPVVVGYLLLVSLGRQGMVGQWLYATLGVSLPFTWQGAAVASGVMAFPLLVRALRLSLEAVDPKLEAAARTLGANRWRVFTTITLPLAIPGLLTGTVLAFARALSEFGATITFASNIPSETRTLPLALYTLIQTPGQESAAARLCIIAIIIALFSLIASEWLARRTKQRLQERDAY; encoded by the coding sequence ATACTGTCGCCGGCCGAATGGGAAGCTATCCGCCTTAGTCTACTCATTGGCCTAGCGGCCGTGGCCTGGATTTTACCGCCGGGCATTGCGGTCGCCTGGTGGTTAGCCCGACACGACTTCAGAGGCAAATCCATCGTCGATGGCCTTATTCATCTGCCGCTGGTGCTGCCGCCTGTGGTAGTCGGCTATTTACTCTTAGTGTCGCTCGGTCGACAAGGGATGGTCGGTCAGTGGTTATACGCCACTCTCGGCGTATCGCTACCCTTCACATGGCAAGGCGCCGCCGTTGCCAGCGGCGTGATGGCATTTCCATTATTGGTACGAGCATTACGCCTATCATTGGAAGCGGTGGACCCCAAACTTGAAGCCGCAGCGCGGACGCTAGGCGCCAATCGCTGGCGAGTGTTTACCACCATTACGCTGCCATTGGCCATTCCAGGCCTGCTGACGGGCACCGTCTTGGCCTTTGCCCGCGCTCTTTCCGAGTTTGGCGCCACCATCACGTTTGCCTCCAATATCCCCAGTGAAACACGTACCTTGCCGCTAGCCCTCTATACGCTGATCCAGACGCCCGGCCAGGAATCAGCGGCAGCGCGGCTGTGTATTATCGCTATTATCATCGCCCTATTCTCATTGATCGCCTCTGAATGGCTGGCCCGACGTACCAAACAACGGCTGCAGGAACGCGATGCCTACTAA
- a CDS encoding 6-pyruvoyl trahydropterin synthase family protein, with protein sequence MYRLCVRDHFMIAHSFKGEIFGPAQRTHGATYVVDVVFQRPELDEDGLVIDIGLASETVKEVLAGYNFRNLDEESEFSGKNTTTEFMAKAIFDRLAGAIGEGKMGQTARGITHMEIKLHESHVAWASFEGAL encoded by the coding sequence ATGTATCGTTTATGCGTTCGTGACCATTTTATGATTGCGCATAGCTTTAAAGGCGAGATTTTTGGTCCTGCCCAGCGTACCCACGGCGCCACCTATGTTGTGGATGTGGTTTTTCAACGCCCTGAGCTGGATGAAGATGGCTTAGTGATCGATATCGGCCTGGCGAGTGAGACGGTAAAAGAAGTGCTTGCGGGCTATAACTTTCGCAATTTGGACGAAGAATCCGAGTTTTCAGGCAAAAATACCACCACGGAATTTATGGCCAAGGCGATTTTCGACCGGCTCGCCGGCGCGATTGGCGAGGGTAAAATGGGCCAAACGGCCCGTGGTATTACCCATATGGAAATCAAACTCCACGAGTCTCATGTGGCCTGGGCAAGTTTCGAAGGCGCGCTATGA
- a CDS encoding CDP-alcohol phosphatidyltransferase family protein has protein sequence MPLFSNASPCTLHKSLYTAFELLLGSLALIIIGNALPLLMLASSNWWVAGGFYAFISILILIFWPHGALGWANRVTLIRGILVAIVAAGLLAGAFKGAIWQWLLIAVIALLLDGVDGWVARYTRSHSSFGARFDMELDALLIMLLCVGLWEFESLGAWVLLIGGMRYLFVMAGWRLKWLTAPLFASFRRKVVCVWQVAALLLALTPLSSPLMANLLALSALVSLVYSFGVDVRWLYVRSTP, from the coding sequence ATGCCGCTTTTCTCAAACGCGTCTCCCTGCACTTTGCACAAGTCGCTTTATACCGCCTTTGAACTGCTTTTAGGCAGCCTAGCACTAATTATCATTGGCAATGCCCTGCCGTTACTCATGCTGGCTTCCAGCAACTGGTGGGTGGCCGGTGGTTTCTACGCGTTCATTTCTATACTGATTCTAATTTTCTGGCCCCATGGGGCGCTGGGATGGGCAAATCGCGTCACGCTGATACGCGGGATACTGGTGGCCATAGTCGCTGCTGGCCTGCTCGCGGGTGCCTTTAAGGGCGCTATTTGGCAGTGGCTGCTGATTGCGGTAATAGCGCTGCTGCTTGACGGCGTGGATGGCTGGGTTGCGAGATACACGCGCAGCCACTCAAGCTTTGGCGCGCGCTTTGACATGGAGCTAGATGCCCTGCTGATTATGCTGCTGTGCGTCGGGCTGTGGGAGTTTGAATCGCTGGGCGCCTGGGTGTTGCTCATTGGCGGCATGCGCTATCTGTTTGTGATGGCGGGCTGGCGACTCAAGTGGCTAACCGCCCCCCTGTTTGCCAGCTTTCGTCGCAAAGTAGTATGCGTTTGGCAAGTGGCGGCGCTACTGCTAGCGCTAACGCCGCTCAGCTCACCGCTAATGGCTAATCTACTAGCGCTCAGCGCGCTAGTGTCATTAGTTTATTCATTCGGGGTCGATGTACGGTGGCTCTACGTAAGATCTACACCCTAA
- the modC gene encoding molybdenum ABC transporter ATP-binding protein gives MPTNPTNPINPGLPADTSSLSLSIDQRLGSFHLQTELVLPAHGVTGIFGTSGSGKTSLLRLIAGLEYPDSGIITLGDQVLLDTRRRISVAAHKRRIGVVFQEARLFPHYRVRGNLTYGMPAHAAARFDEIVELLGIKALLERMPGTLSGGEARRVAIGRALLSDPQLLLMDEPLTGLDGARKDELLRFIARLTKQVDIPVIYVSHDAEEISAIADHLVLMKAGRVVASDRLNHLLQRFDLTQELGGFDAASILEGRVAEHDAAYNLTHLALNDTHRLVIPGTSAPIGSPLRVRILARDIALALTPLQSTSYRNQLSATIEDMTSLSTSPHSVELLLNVGDIRLRARLTRKSRDEMGLHIGHQITALIRSVSVAHY, from the coding sequence ATGCCTACTAATCCTACTAACCCGATTAATCCTGGATTGCCTGCGGATACCTCGTCGCTGTCATTGTCTATCGACCAGCGGCTCGGTAGTTTTCACCTTCAAACCGAACTGGTACTCCCCGCCCACGGCGTGACCGGCATTTTTGGCACGTCAGGCAGTGGCAAAACCAGCCTGCTGCGCCTTATTGCGGGTCTTGAATACCCTGATAGCGGGATTATTACGCTGGGTGACCAAGTTCTGCTGGATACCCGGCGCCGTATTAGCGTTGCTGCCCATAAACGCAGAATCGGGGTCGTGTTTCAGGAAGCCCGGCTGTTCCCCCACTACCGAGTACGCGGCAATCTCACTTATGGCATGCCAGCCCATGCAGCAGCCCGATTTGATGAAATCGTCGAGCTCCTGGGTATTAAAGCGTTGCTCGAACGCATGCCCGGCACGCTATCGGGCGGGGAAGCTAGGCGGGTTGCCATTGGCCGAGCGCTGCTCAGCGATCCTCAGCTGCTGCTGATGGATGAACCACTGACCGGGCTAGATGGCGCGCGCAAAGACGAGCTACTTCGCTTTATTGCTCGACTGACCAAGCAGGTAGACATTCCGGTGATTTACGTCAGCCATGATGCGGAGGAGATTTCAGCCATCGCCGATCATTTGGTACTGATGAAGGCGGGCCGAGTCGTGGCAAGCGACCGATTGAATCATTTGCTACAGCGCTTTGATTTGACTCAGGAACTCGGTGGGTTTGACGCTGCATCGATTCTTGAAGGCCGAGTAGCTGAGCACGACGCGGCTTACAATCTGACTCACCTCGCCCTTAATGACACCCATCGATTAGTGATACCGGGCACGTCGGCTCCTATTGGCAGCCCATTGCGCGTGCGTATCCTCGCACGAGATATTGCCTTAGCGCTGACGCCATTACAGTCAACCAGCTACCGCAACCAGCTAAGTGCCACCATTGAAGACATGACCTCGCTATCGACAAGCCCGCACTCGGTTGAGCTACTTTTGAACGTTGGTGATATCCGCCTAAGGGCAAGGCTAACGCGAAAGTCCCGGGATGAAATGGGGCTGCATATAGGCCACCAGATCACAGCGCTCATTCGCAGCGTATCGGTTGCCCACTATTAA
- a CDS encoding RibD family protein: MPNPNVNTGATSSVTPQDGRIEAADAWEWLLALRHRRASSVSIKLMPTGEWATSLTLSAQARELLDCLTPLASQSAWVVAQLGQSLDGRIATESGHSHYINGDESLVHLHRLRAMVDAVVIGAGTACADNPQLTVRHVSGEHPARVLLDPRGRAPSSLALMCTDAAPTLHIVGPEVSVPTSHSHLERCVLPLNANSQFNPQDIIALLAERGLHRVLVEGGGITVSQFIEAHAVDRLHLLIAPLLIGSGRPGLKMTPIDTLDKALRPPTRTFRCGEDTLFDMLLRKAAP; the protein is encoded by the coding sequence ATGCCCAATCCCAACGTCAACACGGGCGCTACCTCGTCTGTCACCCCGCAAGATGGCCGTATTGAGGCGGCAGATGCCTGGGAGTGGCTGCTGGCGCTGCGCCACCGGCGCGCCAGCTCCGTGTCGATCAAACTGATGCCTACCGGTGAGTGGGCAACGTCTCTGACCCTTAGCGCGCAAGCCCGTGAGCTGTTGGACTGCCTGACGCCGCTGGCTAGCCAATCGGCATGGGTTGTTGCTCAGCTGGGGCAAAGCCTTGATGGGCGCATCGCGACAGAAAGCGGTCATTCGCACTATATCAACGGCGACGAAAGCTTGGTGCATCTGCACCGGCTGCGCGCCATGGTTGATGCCGTGGTGATCGGCGCGGGAACCGCCTGTGCCGACAACCCGCAGTTGACGGTGCGCCACGTTAGCGGCGAGCACCCTGCCCGCGTCTTGCTGGACCCTCGCGGGCGGGCACCAAGCAGCTTGGCCCTGATGTGCACCGATGCCGCACCGACGCTGCATATTGTGGGGCCGGAGGTGTCGGTGCCAACGTCCCATTCCCACCTTGAACGCTGCGTGCTGCCGCTGAACGCTAACAGCCAGTTCAACCCTCAAGATATCATTGCGCTGTTGGCCGAGAGAGGCTTGCATCGCGTGCTGGTGGAAGGTGGCGGCATTACGGTTTCTCAGTTCATCGAAGCGCACGCCGTTGACCGTTTGCATCTGCTCATCGCCCCCCTGCTGATTGGCTCCGGCAGGCCGGGACTCAAAATGACGCCCATCGACACGCTTGATAAAGCGCTGCGTCCGCCCACGCGAACCTTCCGCTGCGGTGAGGACACCTTGTTCGATATGCTGCTGAGGAAGGCTGCTCCCTGA